The sequence CCGATGCTGTCGGTCGCACGGGCCATCTCGGTGAGCACGGGAACCACGTTTCGCCCCCACGTCTCAGGGACCCACGCGACCCCGTAGCCGTGTCGCTCACCGTGGACCGCGTAGTCGACGTAGTGGTCCACGCTGGGCTGTTCGGCGACCGGCAAGTGCAGGTCGAGTTCGGTCATTGCCGATACTCCCGCGGTGACAGGCTCGCTTCGGTCGGTGCGTCTCGAAGCCGAAGCGTCACGGTACAGTGAGGCATGGCCCCACCTACCCCGAGTGGCCACATAAATCCCGGTCAGCACATACGGCGAACAACCTGCCGGGAGTTGTCTGGGCGGCCGACAGCCGCACGGCTACTCGGTCGGGGACGGCAAAAATGGTGGTATGCGGTTTGCGAACCGTCTTCAGCCGAAGAGGTCGCCCAGGCCTTCGCCCGAGGCGTCCTCTTCTTCTTCGTCTTCTTCGGCTTCTTCTTCCTCGGCGGCTTCCTCTTCTTCGGCGTCTTCTTCTTCGGCCTCGGCCTCGCCACCTGCAGCGCCACCAGCGGGCGCAGCGGGGGCGGCGGCGGCCTGTTCGATGGCCTCTTCGATGTCGACGTCCTCGAGTGCGGCGACGAGCGCCTTCACACGGGATTCCTCGACGTCGACGCCGGCGGCATCGAGCACACCGGTGATGTTGTCTTCGTTGATCTCTTCGCCCGATTCGTTCAGGATGAGTGCTGCGTAAACGTACTCCATTGTTGTATTATCCGAACATGTTTCCGAGACCCTCGCCGGCGGCCGACTCGTCATCGTCGTCATCCTCGTCGTCTTCGTCGTCTTCGGCTGGCTCGGTCTCCGTATCTTCGTCTGCCGATTCCTCAGGTGCGGCCCCAGACTGGGCCGCCGGTTCGTCGACGTCCTGGAGTTCCTCCGGAAGGGCCTCCTCGTCGTCGATGTTCGCCGCGAGCGCCCGAACCTGGGCGTCGGCGGTGCTCACGAGATCGTCCACGAGCTCCGGACTCTCGATGGCGGCCTGGAGGCCGAG is a genomic window of Halanaeroarchaeum sp. HSR-CO containing:
- the rpl12p gene encoding 50S ribosomal protein P1, whose amino-acid sequence is MEYVYAALILNESGEEINEDNITGVLDAAGVDVEESRVKALVAALEDVDIEEAIEQAAAAPAAPAGGAAGGEAEAEEEDAEEEEAAEEEEAEEDEEEEDASGEGLGDLFG